The genomic window GGTGTCAACGATGGCACGTCTTAGTGTTGCAATGCCTCAAGCGTGCGAGCGTTGATGTCTTCAACCGTGCCTTCTGCGGTGATGTTAATGATCTGATCACCGTAGTAGTCGATCAGCGGAGCCGTCTCGGAGCGATATACCTCCAGGCGGGTGCGGATGGTGTCTTCATTGTCGTCTGCGCGACCGCGGCCGAGCATGCGCTCAACCACTACGTCTTCGGAAACCTGGTAGTTGATCACACCGTCGAGCTTGGTGCCGAATTCCTCCAAGAAACCGTTGAGAATGTCGGCCTGTTCCACGGTGCGTGGGAAACCGTCAAGGAGGAAGCCGTCCTTGGCGTCATCTTCTTGCAGACGTGCCTTCACCATGCGAGCAGTGAGCTCAGTGGGCACCAGCTTGCCGGCGTCAATGTATTCCTGAGCCTCTTTACCGAGGTCGGTACCTTCGCCGATGTTGGCGCGGAAAAGGTCGCCGGTAGAGATGTGAGGAATGCCAAGCTTTTCGCTCAAGATCACTGCTTGGGTGCCTTTGCCAGCACCGGGAGGGCCGAGGAGAACGAGACGCATTATTTCAACAATCCTTCGTAGTTGCTTTGCAAAAGTTGTGATTCGATCTGCTTCACGGTGGTCAGGGCAACGGAAACCATAATTAGGATTGCCGTACCACCGAACGGCGTTGCGCCGGTGGCGCCACCACCACTCACACCGAGATCCAACGCGATATTAGGAAGGACCGCGATGAAGCCGAGGTAAAGCGCACCAACGAACAGCAAACGGTTCATCACATATCCAAGGTACTCGGCTGTGGGGCGCCCCGGGCGGATTCCGGGGATGAAGCCACCGTATTTCTTCATATTTTCTGCTTGCTCGTTCGGGTCATACTGCACCGAAACGTAGAAGTAGGAGAAGAAGATGATGAGCACGAAGTACAACAGAATGTACTGCCAGGAGCTGGGCTGCTGGAGATGCGCGATCACGTTACGCTGCCACCAACCGTCGGAAGGCTCGGTCTTGCCAGAGTTGATGATCTGGGTGATCAGCACCGGCATGTAGATCAAGGATGAGGCGAAGATCACCGGGATCACACCGGCCTGGTTCACCTTCAAGGGCAGATAGGTAGAAGAGCCACCGTACTGGCGGCGTCCAACCATGCGCTTTGCGTACTGCACTGGGATACGGCGCTGCCCCTGCTCAACGAAGACCACACCGATCACCAGCAGGATCACTGCTGCGAGCACAACGCCGAAAACAACGCCGCCGGAGCTCTTCAAAATGTTGGCGCCGTCCGAAGGCAAGCGGGTAGCGATACCAGCGAAAATGAGCAGGGACATACCGTTGCCCACGCCGCGTTCGGTGATGATCTCACCGAGCCACATCACAAGCATGGCGCCGGCGGTCATGGTGGTCACCAACACCACGAGCGTCCACACGTTACGATCCGACACCAGCACATCAATACCAGATCCAAGAAGCTGCTGCCGGTCGGCCAGCGCAACGATGCCAGCGGACTGCAGAAGCGCCAGAGCGAGCGTGAGGTACCGGGTGTACTGGTCCATCTTCGCTTGACCAGACTGCCCCTCTTTTTTCAGTTCCTCGAACTTAGGGATCACCACGGTCAGCAACTGCACGATGATCGATGCAGTAATGTATGGCATGACGCCGATGGCGAAGATCGATAGCTGCAGCAGAGCGCCGCCGGAGAACAGGTTGATCAACGAGTAGACGCTGGATGAGTCAGCGGTGAGGTCGCGCAAACGGCCGCTGATCGTTGCGTAGTCCACGCCGGGCGATGGGATTTGCGCGCCGATGCGATACAGCACGATCAACGCGATGCTGACCAGAATCTTCTTCCGCAGATCCGCGTCCCGGAATGCCTGAAAAATGGCGGACACTTAGCCTCCTGGGCTCGCATTCTGTGCAGAAAACACAGAGGACGAGTTCACATTGTTTTATGGGCCTTATCTTCCACGCTTACGGGTGTATGCGCTTGGGATATGGCGGTTTCACAGTGGTTAGACGAAGTCACTCTACCACCTCATCCAAAGCAATCCTAAGAAGTGAACGTCGCTGCTTGAGTGAAGCTGGGATGAAGGTGGCAGATTTTCTGAGGTTGAGGCTTCACGTTCTCATTTCCCTCCGTGAAGGAGTAATGTGACGGAAGTCGTCGAAAAGCTAGAGCTCGGCACATATCACATTTTCTTCACTCGGATCGTTTGGCACGTACCTGCCAATGAAGTTAGGAGCGCCTCATGGCGTCAGTCACGTTTGAAAAAGCCACCCGTATCTACCCCGGCGCCTCGAAGCCATCGGTGGATAAGTTCGACCTAGAAATTACAGACGGCGAGTTCCTCGTTCTCGTCGGCCCTTCCGGTTGCGGCAAGTCCACCACCCTGCGCATGCTCGCGGGCCTCGAGGACGTTAATGAGGGGCGAATCCTGATCGGCGATCGCGACGTCACCAACGTCGCACCAAAGGACCGCGACATCGCCATGGTCTTCCAGAACTATGCGCTCTACCCGCACATGACCGTGCGTGAGAACATGGGCTTCGCTCTTAAAATCGACGGTCGCTCCAAGGAGGAGATCGACCAGCGCGTGGAAGAAGCAGCGCGCACGCTTGACCTCACCGATTTCCTCGACCGCAAGCCAAAGGCCCTTTCGGGCGGTCAGCGCCAGCGTGTGGCGATGGGCCGCGCGATTGTGCGTAAACCCCAGGTCTTCCTCATGGACGAGCCGCTTTCCAACCTCGATGCGAAACTGCGTGTGCAAACCCGCACACAGATCGCTTCGCTGCAGCGAGAGCTTGGCGTGACCACCGTGTACGTCACCCACGATCAAACTGAGGCGCTCACCATGGGCGACCGCATCGCTGTGCTGAAGTTCGGTGTGCTGCAGCAGGTCGGCACCCCGCGCGAGCTCTACGACCGCCCCGCCAATGAATTCGTCGCCGGTTTCATCGGCTCCCCCGCCATGAACTTGGGCACCTTCAATATTGAAGGACACGAGGCCGTGTTGGGCAACGCGCGCATCCCGCTGTCCACCGCCACCTTGAAGGCTGTGCGCCCCGAGGATCAGGGCCAGATCGTGATTGGTTTCCGTCCCGAGGCTTTGGAGCTTGTCGACGCCCCCGGTGCCGGCCATCTGCCGATTCAATTGACCTTGGTGGAAGAACTTGGCTCCGATGCCTACATGTACGGCACGCTGGAAGGCGGCGGGTCGCTTGGCTCTGGTACCGACGCCAACCCCGACGATGCACCGAGCAACCAGATTATCGTTCGCACTGCTCCTCACACGGCCCCGAAGGTCGGCTCCACCGTGTATGTCCGCGTGCGCGAGGGTGGCAGCCACTTCTTCTCGAAGGCAACGGGCGAGCGTTTGCCCGAATAGGTGCTACCGCGTTTAGCCCCGGAAGGATTGCGAAGCTTTATGGAACAGCCATCGATGCAGATCACCTCCGGGGCTTTAGCACCCGCGCTGCTCACTCTGCCTTGGGATTTGCCTCTTGCAGCATGGCCCGAGGATTTGTTGGCGGCTCTGCCCCGCGGCATTTCGCGCCACGAAGTGCGCTTTGTCAATCTCCCGGGGCGAGTAATAGCCATTAAGGAAATTGGGCATCGCTCTGCCTACCACGAGTACAAAATGCTGCGCGATCTGGGGCGCCTGGGTGCCCAAGCCGTGCGGCCTTTGGCGGTGATTACCGGGCGAAAAGATGCTCAAGGAGAGGAGCTCACCGCGGCGCTGGTGACTGAACATTTGGAGTTCTCTCTGCCCTATCGCGCGGTGTTTTCCCAAGCGATGCGGGAGGAAACGGCGACACGGCTGATTGACTCCATCGCGGTGCTGCTCGTACGGCTGCATCTTTTGAACTTCTTCTGGGGAGACGTGAGCCTCTCCAACACCCTCTTTAGGCGCGATGCTGATTCATTCAGTGGCTACTTAGTGGATGCCGAAACCGGAGAGTTCCAACCGAAACTCAGTGATCACCGCCGCCTATATGACCTGGAAATTGCCCGAGTCAATATCATCGGCGAACTCATGGATTTGCAGGCTGGGCAGTTGCTGCCTGCCGACGTCGACGCCATCGAAATCGGCAACGCCATCGCCGCGCAATACGAGCGCCTCTGGCAGGAGCTCACCGAAGAGCAGCGCCTCAGCACTTCAGAGCCATGGAAGATTGAGCAGCGAATTGAGCGGCTCAATGATTTGGGGTTCGATGTAGGCGAGCTCAAAATTACGCGGGACTCTTCGGGCGATGAGCTACGCATCAGGCCTAGGGTGGTGGATGCGGGCCATCACCACCGTGCACTCATGAGGCTCACGGGTATGGACGTGCAAGAAGGCCAGGCTCGTCGAATCCTCAACGCCATCACCACATACCAGGTGCTCAATCACAAGGAGCGCCTCCCAATCGAGCAGGTAGCGCACACCTGGCTTGCCGAGGTCTTTGAACCGACGGTCGCGGCAATTCCCCCAGCATTTGCTGCGAAGCTGGAACCAGCCCAAGTGTTCCATGAAGTGCTCGAACACCAGTGGTATCTCGCGGAGTCCCGTCAAGCCGAGGTGCCCCTTGAAGAAGCAGTGCAGGCGTATATCCGCGATGTACTGCCCCACCACCGCGACGAGGCCGTCTGGCTGGACTCTGACCCAAATGATGAACTCTCCGAAGACAACCGAGACCGACGCTGATCCAGGGGCCTTAAACTATTGGCATGGCTCAGGATTTAAGCAGCACCTACGAGTGGGTTGAGAAGGCAGCGGCCGCCTTGTCCATCGATAAAGATCTGGCACGCGAGATGGTGCCGGAACTGCTGGAACTGACTCGCGAGGTGGCGCACAATCAAGCTCGGCCAGCGGCTCCCCTCACTGCGTTTTTAGTGGGGTTGGCGTTTGAATCGGACACGGGGGCGTCGGCAAGCGAGCAGGCGGCACACCTTCGGCGGCTCATCGCCCAGGTACGGGCACTCCTTGAAGCCTGAGCGCGAAAGTGACGTTGGCAACGCGCGCTAGAATTGCGAGTTATGAGCCAGCACACCCCCACACCTGTCAATTCCGAGCAGAATCTTTTTGATGCCCCCAAGGTGGCTAAACGAAAGACGAAGGCCGCCGGTGTACCCGGTGTGCTGCACGCAATGCAACACGCCATCCCCAACCGCGCGTTGCTGCCGTTGCTGACAATGAACAAGGACGGCGGCATCGACTGCCCCGGCTGCGCTTGGCCCGAACCGGCACAAAGCGACCTCAATGTGGTGGAATTCTGCGAAAACGGAGCGAAAGCCGTGGCAGAGGAAACCACGCCTCACCGGGCCACCCCGGAGTTCTTTGCTCAGTATTCGGTGAGTGAATTGCGCGAAAAGACGGACCACTGGCTAGGTAAGCAAGGCCGTTTGACCACCCCCATGCTCTACGACCGCGACTCCGGCGACGATCACTACCGCCCGGTGAGCTGGGAGCGCGCTTATGAAGTAATCGCTGAGGAACTGAAGGCGATTGAGCCGAATGAGGCGATCTTCTACACCTCGGGGCGCGCATCGAATGAGGCCGCGTACCTTTTCGGGCTTCTTGCTCGCCGGCTGGGAACCAATAACCTGCCGGACTGCGGCAATTTGTGCCACGAATCCACGGGCTCTGCGCTATCACAAACTTTGGGGCTTGGCAAAGGGTCGGTGGTGATGTCGGATTTCTACAACACTGACCTGATTATTTCCGTGGGTCAAAACCCCGGCACGAACCATCCGCGCTCACTCACGGCACTGAAGAAGTGCAAGGACAATGGCGGAAAGATCATCTCAGTGAACCCGCTGCCGGAGGCTGGCCTGATGAGCTTCATGGAGCCGCAGTCCGTGAAGGGAGCTTTGGGCATCGCCGAGCAACTAGCGGACGAGTACGTCCAAGTACGACTGGATGGCGACAGGGCCTTCTTCCAAGCCTTGAACAAGGAGCTGATCCGCCGCGACGCCATCGACCACGAGTTCCTAGACTCCTTCTGCTCCGGTGTAGACGAGACGATCGAGCACCTACGCAGCCTGGACGATACTGAGCTGGAGCGCGGTTCTGGTGTGCTCAAGCGCCAAGTCATGCGCGTGGCGGACATGGTGGAGGCCGCAGAGACGGTGGTGTTGAGCTGGACCTTGGGTGTGACGCAACACAAAAACGCCGTGTACACCCTGCGCGAGATGGTGAATTTCTTGCTGCTCACCGGCAATATTGGCAAGCCCGGCGCGGGCGCTGCTCCCCTGCGTGGCCACTCCAACGTGCAGGGCAACCGCACCGTGGGCATTTGGGAGAAAATGCCGGAGAAGTTCCTGCAGGCGTTGGAGGATCGCTTCGGCTTCGACGTGCCACGCGAGCATGGTTATGATTCCGTGGATTCGATGCGCGCCATGCGCGACGGCAAGACGAAGTTCTTCATGTCCTTGGGCGGCAACTTTGTGCGAGTCTCCCCTGATACCACGGTGGTGGAGCAGGCGATGAGTTCCCAGGAGCTCACGGTGCATCTTTCCACCAAGCCCAACGGTTCCCACGCCTACCCGGGCCGGCGTTCGCTGATCCTTCCGGTGAAGGCCCGCACGGATACTGATGTGCAGGCTTCAGGCCCGCAGCGCGTCACGGTGGAGGATTCTTTCTGCTCGGTGCACGCTTCGATTGGCAAGCGCACGGCAAACAATGATCTTGATTTGCAGTCCGAAGTAGAGATTATTGCCAAGACGGGTATCGCTGCCTTCGGCGATGCATTCTGGCAGCCGATGATCGACGATTACTCGGTGATCCGCGATCACATCGAGGCCACCATCGAGGGCTTTGAGGATTACAACCGCCGCATCGATATTCCCGGTGGCTTCTTCCTGCCCAACGGTCCGCGCGAGCGCATCTTCAACACCTCCAATGGCAAGGCACAACTCACGGTGAATGAGACCAATGTGATTGAGTTGCCCCGTGGCGCATTCCTGCTATCCACAGTGCGTTCGCATGATCAGTACAATTCCACGATCTACGGTTTGAATGATCGTTACCGTGGCATTTCCAATGGTCGCCGCGTGGTGTTTGTGAGCCCCGAGGATTGCCGCGAGCGCAACCTCGTGGACGGTGATTTGGTCAATATCGTTTCCGATTACGATGGCGTGCGGCGCGTCGCACCGAATTTCCGCGTGGTGGAATACCAGTGCGCCAAGGATTGCGTCACAGCGTACTTCCCCGAGGCCAACGCGGTGATTCCGCTGTCCGAGTCTGCGGAGAAGTCCAATACCCCGATTTCGAAGTCGGTGATCGTGAACCTGGAGCCGGTGGGCATGAACGCCGAGGAGGCCGCCGAGCGTGGCCTAGTGATGGAGGACCAGGAGAAATAGTGGGCCGCCTCTCCCGCAATACTGCCGTGACCAGGGTTTCGCTTGTCGACGCCCCCGCTTCCCACTCCGAGCGCCGCGCCGACGCCATCGCCGTGGAGGAACCCCTGGAGGTGCGCGTCGGCGGCGAGGTTGTAGCCAGCACCATGCGCACACCGGGCCACGATATTGAATGGTTGCACGGCTTTCTCTTTGCCGAAGGCCTCATCCGATCCGCCTCCGACATTATCGAGGCACGATACTGCGCCGGTGCCACCGTTGAGGGTGTGAACACCTACAACGTGCTAGAGGTAGATCTACGTCCCGGCGTGCGAGCCCCAGGCCTAGAACACATTCGCATTACTCCCGGCACCTCTGCGTGCGGGGTGTGCGGCTCGAGTTCCATGGATGCCGTGCTGCGGCGCGTGCCCGCCCGGTTGAGCCCTCCCCCACTGCTGGCAGAGCAGGTGGTGGCAATGCCGCAACGCATGCGCAAGGAGCAGAAGCTTTTTCGACGCACCGGCGGGGTCCATGCCGCTGCGATTTTCAACGCACACGGTGAACTCGAGCTGCTGCGCGAGGATGTGGGCAGGCACAATGCCGCTGACAAAGTGATCGGTGCGTTGCTGATGCAAGACGCTCTACCCGCTCATGACAAGGTGCTGGTGATGAGTTCACGAGCCTCTTTCGAACTGGTGCAAAAGGCGGCGCTGGCGGGTATTCCTGCCCTGGTCGCGGTTTCTGCAGCAACGTCCCTAGCTGTAGATCTCGCCCGCGAATCGGGGATGCTGTTGGCTGGCTTTGTGCGCGAGGACCGCTTGAATCTTTATGCCGGGGAGCTTGGCTGAGACAGGAACATCCCGCGTCCTCAGTGCGTTGAATGGGTGTACGTGGCGTCGAAAAGCAAAAGGGACATCCGCATGAGCAAGCAAGTACTCATGGTCACCGGAGCGAGCAAGGGCATTGGTTTGGCAACTGTCCTCGCAGCTTTGAGGGCGGGTTATCAAGTGGTGGGCACTTCGCGAAATTCCGATACACTGTGCCAAGCCGTTGAAAATGCAGTGCCGGAATTGGCTGAGCATTTCACGGCTGTGGCTATGGAATTTGATGAGGCGAGCATTGCGCGTGCCGTAGCTGAGGTGAAGGATCGCTTCGGCCGCATCGATGTGCTGATCAATAACGCGGGCTATGCGGTGCTGGGTGCTGTGGAGGAATTCAGCGCCGAAGAAGTGCGTGCCAACTTTGAAGTCAACGTCTTCGGACTCTTGTCTGTCACCCAGGCTGTGCTGCCAATCATGCGCGAGGCACGCGGCGGGCACATCATCAACCTCGCTTCGATTTCCGGCACCCTCACAGGCCCTGCCCAGGGCATTTACTCCGCTACGAAGGCCTCGGTGATTATGCTCAGCGAGGCACTGCGTGAGGAGGTTCGCCCCTTCGGCATTCAGGTCACCGCTATCTGCCCCGGTGGGGTCCGTACCGATTTCTTGGATAACCGCTCCATGCGCACCCCCGAGCGCTCCATCAACGCCTACCGTGTGGTGCAGCAGACCATGGATTCGCTGGACGATCTCAACCACAACCAGTCGGGCAATCCACAGCTTTTGGCCAAGGTGATTATCGACGTCGCCTCCATGGACGATGCCCCGGCACGCCTATATTGCGGACGCAGTGCTTTGCGAGGGTTGGAAACGAAGCTTGGCGAGGTTCTGCACGAGGCCAAAGAACATTCTGCGCTCGGACTCAGTATCGACGATTGAGCATCAAAAAAACTGGGCAAGGCATAGCCTCACCCAGTTTGCGCGCCGCCTTTGGGCGCTGGAAGTAGTCGATGACGGACACGACGCCATCCACCAGCACGATGAAGGCGAAAAACTAACCCAGGAATGCGAGGTTAAGCACAGGGTTGGCGATGATGAACAAAATGCCGGGGAGCAATGCCATCCATTTTCGACATTTCAGCATGGGATCTCCAAGTTTGATAAGAAATAGGCGAGCAACAGCTCGCGAGCATGGAGGAAACTACGCTGCTACCGTGACCCCAACAAATTGAAGCACTATAACTTTCATCTAGGCGTTCAGGCGCAATACCGGCTGAACCAGCAAATTCGCGATGTACGCACACAGCGCTGGCAGGCAGATCAGATGAAATCCTAAGAGCATTCCGCGTTGCTCTGGCATGAACATCCACACCATCAGGGCAACTATCGGCAGCAGCAGCGAGCCGAGGGTGCGCGGCAGATACAACACTGCCATCTGCGTGGCGCGGGACACGCCTTGCGCAAAACCTAGGCGGCCGTTTTCTTGAAGGGGGAAGAACCAAACACAGATCGCCGCGATTACCAGCAGCCCGGACAAGAGCCCGGCTCGAAGCAGCATGCCGACAGTACCCTCTATGCCCGCATTGTTGAGCACAGCAAGCTCATACAGCGCCAACAGCATGGCCGCGAGCACGATGAGCCCCCACGCCAGGGAGGGTGCAGCGTGGCGTCGAAAAGCTTGGAAGAAGGGGCCGATGGTTTTGGAGCCTTCCTCGCGCACTAACTGGGCCGTCATCGTGGCGGTGGCTTTCGCGGCTGCTCCAATCGTGACCAAGGGCAATGAGCAGAGCAAGGCAAGAATATTGATGATCACCAGCTCCGCGAACAGCGCCAATGCCGCTTGAAAACGCGATTCCGGATCAAAAAACTTGCTCTTAGCCAACGGTGACTCCTCTATACAGCGAAAGGGCGCATCCGCTTGGGGACGCGCCCTTAGTCTATGCGCTATGAACAAAAGCCTTTGTTGCTTAGCCCTTCACTGCGCCGGCAGCTACACCTTCGATGATGTACTTCTGCGCGGAGATGTAGAAGACCACGATCGGGATGATCGCCAGCACCAGCATGGCCATCATGGCGCCGAGGTCACGGTTACCGTTGGAGCCCACGAAGGACTGCACCACAACGGGGATGGTCTTGTACTTGGTGGACAAGCCAATAACCAGGTACGGCAAGAGGTAGTCGTTCCATACCCACATGGCATTGAGGATGGCTACGGTCACGGCGGTGGGTTTGAGCATGGGCAGCACCACCTTGAAGTAGTTCTGCAGCGGACCGCAACCGTCGATCATTGCGGCTTCTTCGATCTCTAGGGGGATCGACTTGATAAAGCCCGCGAACATGAACACCGAAAGCCCAGCACCAAAGCCCATGTAGAGCAACACAATGCCGATGGGGTTGTTCAGGTGCAGCATGTCCGCAATTTTGACCGTAGGGAACATCACCATCTGGAAGGGAATGACCATGGAGAACACGAAGGCATAGTAAAGCGCTGAGGTCCACCAGGTTTTCACGCGGGTGATGTAGTAAGCGGTCATGGCGGAGAAGAAGACGATGGCGATAACGGACAAGATGGTGATCACGAATGACCACAGGATTGCCCAGCCGAAACCTTCTTGCATCAGACCAACCGCGTAGTTTTCAAATCCAACCCACATGTCCCCCAGCGGCAGTTGGAAGGCTTTGCCTGCAATGGAGAACTTGTCCTTGAAAGAGTTCATCAAGATGAACAGCAGTGGGCCGATGAATACCAGGGTCAAGAACACCAGCACGGCGTAAATGAGCACCTTGGAAGCCGTGGAATGGCCGTGGCGCGCATCGGGGGCTGCGGCTTCGTTGATGGGGTTAGCGCCTTCAAGGAGCGGTTGCGCGGTATTTGATGGGGTGCTCATGGTTTAAGCCTCAACTTCCTTGCCTCGGGTGGCGCGCAGTTGGAACATGGCGATAACCACCACAACCACCACAAAAATCACTGCTTTTGCTTGACCTACGCCCTCAACGCCAACTCGATTAAACATGGTGTTCACGATGTTGAGCGCCACCATTTCGGTTTGGCTTCGCGGTGCGCCGTTGGTGAGGGCGAGGTTTTGATCGAAGAGTTTGAAGGTATTGGACAAGGTGAGGAACATGCAGATGGTGATCGAAGGCATCACCATCGGGATGGTCACGTGCCGAAGCACTTCCCACTTATTCGCGCCGTCGAGCTCGGCGGCCTCGATGAGCTCCGGTGGCACGTTTTGCAGCCCGGCGATGTAAATGATCATCATGTAGCCCACCATCTGCCAGTTGATCAGCAAGATCAGGCCGATATAGCCGAATTTCCAGTCGGTGACGATGGTGGTGCCGTATTTGACCAGCACCGCATTGATCATGGACTGCCAGGTGTAGCCCAGCACGATGCCGCCAATGAGATTGGGCATGAAGAACACGGTGCGGAAGAAGTTCGTGCCTTTGAGCTTGCGCGTGAGCGCCCAGGCGATGGCGAAGGCGAAGAGATTGACGGTAATCATGGCCACCACTACCACCATGACGGTGAAGATGAACGAGCCAACGAACTTCTCGCGCGCGCTGAATGCCGCCTCGTAGTTTGCCAACCCTACAAATGTTGCATCATTGATGGTGGTGAAGTCTGCGAAGGACAGTAGGAATCCGATCACGAACGGCACCAGGAAGGCGATGGCGAAGGCGATCAGGGTGGGGAGCACGAAGACCGGGAAGTATTTCTTCAATGAAGATTGCATGAAGGTTCCTGTCTTTAGGTGGTGGCACACCTAGCTTTTCGACGCACCACCGTGGAAGTATGGCCCCGCCGCCTCTAGAGCTGGCGGGGTGAATGTGGGGA from Corynebacterium gerontici includes these protein-coding regions:
- a CDS encoding adenylate kinase, whose product is MRLVLLGPPGAGKGTQAVILSEKLGIPHISTGDLFRANIGEGTDLGKEAQEYIDAGKLVPTELTARMVKARLQEDDAKDGFLLDGFPRTVEQADILNGFLEEFGTKLDGVINYQVSEDVVVERMLGRGRADDNEDTIRTRLEVYRSETAPLIDYYGDQIINITAEGTVEDINARTLEALQH
- the secY gene encoding preprotein translocase subunit SecY, translated to MSAIFQAFRDADLRKKILVSIALIVLYRIGAQIPSPGVDYATISGRLRDLTADSSSVYSLINLFSGGALLQLSIFAIGVMPYITASIIVQLLTVVIPKFEELKKEGQSGQAKMDQYTRYLTLALALLQSAGIVALADRQQLLGSGIDVLVSDRNVWTLVVLVTTMTAGAMLVMWLGEIITERGVGNGMSLLIFAGIATRLPSDGANILKSSGGVVFGVVLAAVILLVIGVVFVEQGQRRIPVQYAKRMVGRRQYGGSSTYLPLKVNQAGVIPVIFASSLIYMPVLITQIINSGKTEPSDGWWQRNVIAHLQQPSSWQYILLYFVLIIFFSYFYVSVQYDPNEQAENMKKYGGFIPGIRPGRPTAEYLGYVMNRLLFVGALYLGFIAVLPNIALDLGVSGGGATGATPFGGTAILIMVSVALTTVKQIESQLLQSNYEGLLK
- a CDS encoding ABC transporter ATP-binding protein, which produces MASVTFEKATRIYPGASKPSVDKFDLEITDGEFLVLVGPSGCGKSTTLRMLAGLEDVNEGRILIGDRDVTNVAPKDRDIAMVFQNYALYPHMTVRENMGFALKIDGRSKEEIDQRVEEAARTLDLTDFLDRKPKALSGGQRQRVAMGRAIVRKPQVFLMDEPLSNLDAKLRVQTRTQIASLQRELGVTTVYVTHDQTEALTMGDRIAVLKFGVLQQVGTPRELYDRPANEFVAGFIGSPAMNLGTFNIEGHEAVLGNARIPLSTATLKAVRPEDQGQIVIGFRPEALELVDAPGAGHLPIQLTLVEELGSDAYMYGTLEGGGSLGSGTDANPDDAPSNQIIVRTAPHTAPKVGSTVYVRVREGGSHFFSKATGERLPE
- a CDS encoding DUF4032 domain-containing protein; the protein is MEQPSMQITSGALAPALLTLPWDLPLAAWPEDLLAALPRGISRHEVRFVNLPGRVIAIKEIGHRSAYHEYKMLRDLGRLGAQAVRPLAVITGRKDAQGEELTAALVTEHLEFSLPYRAVFSQAMREETATRLIDSIAVLLVRLHLLNFFWGDVSLSNTLFRRDADSFSGYLVDAETGEFQPKLSDHRRLYDLEIARVNIIGELMDLQAGQLLPADVDAIEIGNAIAAQYERLWQELTEEQRLSTSEPWKIEQRIERLNDLGFDVGELKITRDSSGDELRIRPRVVDAGHHHRALMRLTGMDVQEGQARRILNAITTYQVLNHKERLPIEQVAHTWLAEVFEPTVAAIPPAFAAKLEPAQVFHEVLEHQWYLAESRQAEVPLEEAVQAYIRDVLPHHRDEAVWLDSDPNDELSEDNRDRR
- a CDS encoding DUF6457 domain-containing protein, translated to MAQDLSSTYEWVEKAAAALSIDKDLAREMVPELLELTREVAHNQARPAAPLTAFLVGLAFESDTGASASEQAAHLRRLIAQVRALLEA
- a CDS encoding FdhF/YdeP family oxidoreductase — encoded protein: MSQHTPTPVNSEQNLFDAPKVAKRKTKAAGVPGVLHAMQHAIPNRALLPLLTMNKDGGIDCPGCAWPEPAQSDLNVVEFCENGAKAVAEETTPHRATPEFFAQYSVSELREKTDHWLGKQGRLTTPMLYDRDSGDDHYRPVSWERAYEVIAEELKAIEPNEAIFYTSGRASNEAAYLFGLLARRLGTNNLPDCGNLCHESTGSALSQTLGLGKGSVVMSDFYNTDLIISVGQNPGTNHPRSLTALKKCKDNGGKIISVNPLPEAGLMSFMEPQSVKGALGIAEQLADEYVQVRLDGDRAFFQALNKELIRRDAIDHEFLDSFCSGVDETIEHLRSLDDTELERGSGVLKRQVMRVADMVEAAETVVLSWTLGVTQHKNAVYTLREMVNFLLLTGNIGKPGAGAAPLRGHSNVQGNRTVGIWEKMPEKFLQALEDRFGFDVPREHGYDSVDSMRAMRDGKTKFFMSLGGNFVRVSPDTTVVEQAMSSQELTVHLSTKPNGSHAYPGRRSLILPVKARTDTDVQASGPQRVTVEDSFCSVHASIGKRTANNDLDLQSEVEIIAKTGIAAFGDAFWQPMIDDYSVIRDHIEATIEGFEDYNRRIDIPGGFFLPNGPRERIFNTSNGKAQLTVNETNVIELPRGAFLLSTVRSHDQYNSTIYGLNDRYRGISNGRRVVFVSPEDCRERNLVDGDLVNIVSDYDGVRRVAPNFRVVEYQCAKDCVTAYFPEANAVIPLSESAEKSNTPISKSVIVNLEPVGMNAEEAAERGLVMEDQEK
- the fdhD gene encoding formate dehydrogenase accessory sulfurtransferase FdhD — protein: MVGRLSRNTAVTRVSLVDAPASHSERRADAIAVEEPLEVRVGGEVVASTMRTPGHDIEWLHGFLFAEGLIRSASDIIEARYCAGATVEGVNTYNVLEVDLRPGVRAPGLEHIRITPGTSACGVCGSSSMDAVLRRVPARLSPPPLLAEQVVAMPQRMRKEQKLFRRTGGVHAAAIFNAHGELELLREDVGRHNAADKVIGALLMQDALPAHDKVLVMSSRASFELVQKAALAGIPALVAVSAATSLAVDLARESGMLLAGFVREDRLNLYAGELG
- a CDS encoding SDR family oxidoreductase: MSKQVLMVTGASKGIGLATVLAALRAGYQVVGTSRNSDTLCQAVENAVPELAEHFTAVAMEFDEASIARAVAEVKDRFGRIDVLINNAGYAVLGAVEEFSAEEVRANFEVNVFGLLSVTQAVLPIMREARGGHIINLASISGTLTGPAQGIYSATKASVIMLSEALREEVRPFGIQVTAICPGGVRTDFLDNRSMRTPERSINAYRVVQQTMDSLDDLNHNQSGNPQLLAKVIIDVASMDDAPARLYCGRSALRGLETKLGEVLHEAKEHSALGLSIDD
- a CDS encoding DUF624 domain-containing protein, translated to MAKSKFFDPESRFQAALALFAELVIINILALLCSLPLVTIGAAAKATATMTAQLVREEGSKTIGPFFQAFRRHAAPSLAWGLIVLAAMLLALYELAVLNNAGIEGTVGMLLRAGLLSGLLVIAAICVWFFPLQENGRLGFAQGVSRATQMAVLYLPRTLGSLLLPIVALMVWMFMPEQRGMLLGFHLICLPALCAYIANLLVQPVLRLNA
- a CDS encoding carbohydrate ABC transporter permease, producing MSTPSNTAQPLLEGANPINEAAAPDARHGHSTASKVLIYAVLVFLTLVFIGPLLFILMNSFKDKFSIAGKAFQLPLGDMWVGFENYAVGLMQEGFGWAILWSFVITILSVIAIVFFSAMTAYYITRVKTWWTSALYYAFVFSMVIPFQMVMFPTVKIADMLHLNNPIGIVLLYMGFGAGLSVFMFAGFIKSIPLEIEEAAMIDGCGPLQNYFKVVLPMLKPTAVTVAILNAMWVWNDYLLPYLVIGLSTKYKTIPVVVQSFVGSNGNRDLGAMMAMLVLAIIPIVVFYISAQKYIIEGVAAGAVKG